The genomic DNA ATACTGAGTTAAGggtaacatttaaatttgatacCTTTTTTAGCCTAATACAATTATTAATCAAAGTTAAACTAGTGGTAAACTAATTTTCAGGGCACAAGTCAAGTGGTGTTTTAACTTACGATAAATTGAGATTCGCACTATTAAGTCGTGGGTTCGATTTTTTATCTTGCACAATgagacaaaattttcaaatactttATCTATCAAAATTGAGGACACAAGCGACGTAAAACTACGCAAAGACGATAATCTCAATAAGTGGTAGATTGGTGATTTATTTAGTTGCacaatatttttagaaaatataccGTTATCTTTTATTTCCTTCAAGGCGAGTGAGATTttcataaacaataaaaaaaaaaattcatttttggcAATtgtatatattacaaatttaaaaacacgataaaagaatgttatttatttctttgataaataataaaattaaagcaaGACCCAGCAGCTACAAGACACTAGAAATATCTAAACTCCGTTAAAATCCGACGTCAGTTGTTGATAATGGTTTCAGCAATTATATTTGTTTGGATGCATGGCCAGCCAAAAACGCAGGGCCGGGGGGGTTATTTGGAAGGGGGAGGTGACAAGAGAGGTGGGCATCGATATCTCGGCAGGCGAGAGCGAGCTCCGAATTGCCTAATTAATTTCTATCTATCTCACACACGCGTGATGACCAAACTTAATTACGGAACCTGAGAACCAGATTAACCAACTCTTCGTCCTTGCCAGAACTACCAAATATCCATCCATAAAAATCCTGAAAAGAGAAGAGATATATCAGCAGCTGGCATTCACTTCGCTCGCTGCATGTATATATAGCAGCAGGCCGCTGTGGAGGCTTCACAGCTGCAGTGGAGTTTAATCCTAATTTACCCAGATCGAACACAGCGAAGAGCTTCGCATTCGCATAACAGCAGAATGGCACTCTTGACCGTCCATCAATTGGCTTTCATTTCCGGCCTCTTAGGTGCATGCATAATTGTTTTCACTACTTTCAACCAAATGGCATAtttaaatacacacacacacacacacacacacatatatatatctccaaTCTTCTCTTTAATGGTTTCTTGCTTCCGTAGGTAACGTTGTGTCCTTCCTGGTGTTCTTGGCCCCCGTGTAAGCTCTCCTGAATTATATATTCTACTTCAATGCACGTTcgattaatattattataattaattacaaacaTAGACATTAAttttagatgatgatgatgattatttGGTGTTTGCTGATACAGGCCTACATTTTATAAAATCTACAAGAAAAAAACATCAGAAGGGTACCAGTCAATACCCTATTCGGTGGCACTCTTCAGTGCAGTGTTGCTCTTGTACTACGCCATCGTCAAGACCAATGCATTTTTTATCGTTAGCATCAACGGCATCGGAACCGTCATAGAGACAATCTACCTTGTAATCTACTTCGTATACGCACCCAAGAAGGAGAAGgtatatataaaatgacagaaattaagactaaaatttacaattaattttacGTAAtaatcatgatgatgatgaagactGAAGAATGTATTAATTACTGTTTTTGGTGAATGGTGGTAGCTTTTCACGATGAGGTTGGTTCTGCTGTTTAACGTGGGGTGCATGAGCTTCGTGGTGCTATTCACTTTGCTATTCGTTAAGGGCCCAAACAAAGTTACCGTGGTGGGATCGATTTGTGCCGCTGT from Diospyros lotus cultivar Yz01 chromosome 4, ASM1463336v1, whole genome shotgun sequence includes the following:
- the LOC127799659 gene encoding bidirectional sugar transporter NEC1-like is translated as MALLTVHQLAFISGLLGNVVSFLVFLAPVPTFYKIYKKKTSEGYQSIPYSVALFSAVLLLYYAIVKTNAFFIVSINGIGTVIETIYLVIYFVYAPKKEKLFTMRLVLLFNVGCMSFVVLFTLLFVKGPNKVTVVGSICAAVNLAVFASPLCVMGQVIRTKSVEFLPVTLSFFLTLCATSWFFYGFFVKDFYIAIPNVVGFLLGIAQIILYFIYKDAKKDKKIAGEKAMHAATDQKRGEVEMEPIV